In Spirochaetota bacterium, one DNA window encodes the following:
- a CDS encoding flavin reductase family protein — MTKSFREIPPSAITDNPFTLIGTDWMLVTAGTADSWNTMTASWGGLGVLWNKPVCFCFIRPSRYTWEFMERSTAFTLSFFEESYRSTLNFCGSRSGRDVNKAAETGLTVQGPAAGPLYFAEARLVIECTKLYFQDIDPGNFLNPEIEDNYPQKDYHRMYIGEITRCLIK; from the coding sequence ATGACTAAAAGCTTCAGGGAAATTCCACCCTCCGCCATCACCGACAATCCCTTCACCCTCATAGGCACGGACTGGATGCTGGTCACCGCGGGCACGGCCGACTCCTGGAATACCATGACCGCCTCGTGGGGCGGGCTGGGCGTATTGTGGAACAAGCCGGTATGCTTCTGCTTCATCCGGCCGTCGCGCTACACGTGGGAATTTATGGAGCGCAGCACTGCCTTCACGCTTTCGTTCTTCGAGGAATCGTACCGCAGCACCCTCAACTTCTGCGGTTCGCGCTCGGGGCGCGACGTCAACAAGGCCGCCGAAACCGGGCTCACGGTGCAGGGTCCCGCGGCGGGCCCCCTGTATTTCGCGGAGGCGCGCCTCGTGATCGAGTGCACGAAGCTCTACTTCCAGGACATAGACCCGGGCAATTTCCTGAATCCGGAAATCGAGGATAACTATCCTCAGAAAGACTATCACCGGATGTACATCGGGGAGATCACCCGCTGTCTCATAAAGTAA
- a CDS encoding tetratricopeptide repeat protein has product MPQKSIIFFGALFFIYLAGGLIADEGWSYYMKKAEKQFAAEQYGFALENYARVLDRRPHETAALNRVAAIYLKRNEKRTALEYLSRSIAADPRQPDVQNAAGELKEFFADYPAAFHHYMAAIGADPSHLHARINLVRYYAALHDSAKASEHFEVCARLGKAEGDRLVAMGAAEEKKGNTIEALALYTQAVGKSPAHLDAFFHIVELYRRAGDPEAAILTLDRVKEIRPDLEKAYVHSGYLYFAQRFSPRRKYMLEQTIINAETALELNPGNREMYFLLADVYRFMGDDVKAAKLLEKADSLFGPGPIKEIPGR; this is encoded by the coding sequence ATGCCCCAAAAGTCAATAATATTTTTCGGAGCCTTGTTCTTTATTTACCTGGCCGGGGGCCTCATCGCGGATGAGGGCTGGTCCTACTACATGAAGAAGGCCGAGAAGCAATTCGCCGCGGAACAGTACGGTTTCGCGCTCGAAAACTACGCGCGCGTGCTGGACCGTCGGCCCCATGAAACCGCCGCGCTCAACCGCGTCGCCGCCATTTACCTGAAAAGGAACGAAAAGCGCACGGCGCTCGAATACCTTTCCCGCTCGATCGCCGCCGATCCCCGCCAGCCCGACGTCCAAAACGCGGCGGGAGAGCTGAAGGAATTTTTCGCCGATTATCCCGCGGCCTTTCATCACTACATGGCGGCGATCGGCGCGGACCCCTCACATCTCCACGCGCGCATCAACCTCGTGCGATACTATGCGGCGCTCCATGATTCGGCGAAGGCGTCCGAGCATTTCGAGGTATGCGCGCGGCTGGGAAAGGCCGAGGGCGACAGGCTCGTCGCGATGGGGGCGGCTGAGGAGAAGAAGGGCAACACGATTGAAGCGCTCGCTCTGTACACACAGGCGGTCGGAAAAAGCCCCGCGCACCTGGACGCCTTTTTCCACATCGTGGAGCTCTACCGGCGCGCAGGGGACCCGGAGGCCGCGATCCTGACCCTGGACCGCGTGAAGGAGATACGCCCGGACCTTGAAAAGGCGTACGTCCATTCGGGATACCTCTATTTCGCACAACGGTTCTCCCCGCGAAGGAAATACATGCTCGAGCAGACGATTATAAACGCGGAGACGGCGCTGGAGCTCAACCCGGGCAACAGGGAGATGTATTTCCTGCTGGCGGACGTGTACCGTTTCATGGGGGACGACGTGAAGGCCGCGAAGCTTCTTGAAAAAGCGGACAGCCTTTTCGGTCCCGGTCCCATAAAAGAGATCCCGGGACGCTGA
- a CDS encoding tetratricopeptide repeat protein, producing MNVYRTQRRLLTGLLAFALVLGMGAQFQAAEKNAIYYNKVAKEFLDKGDTYRAIINYKNALRQNARFKEALLGLGQAYLLTEGYEEAQKLFTEVLALDRENQDAMTGMGFSMVRTGNYTEALKFFEKAVALAEDNLEAQYGIAFVYYRMDRRIWAKRKLEGILRVNPYHIRSLLLTAEIKTEDGRLSEAKKLIDKAIDADRDSPEGYAGAGRIYFKFYAKNGDGDYLDDAVAQFGKAVARGPEHPQANRYLGHISYMRGKFDKAQQYYQRVLTAWPENAAILYNLGISYEKAGDNGNALSSFLKALERMPSDDALQAKVEDFLVMGAYKIGNPQRVGFSNEHVKRSLKKMRENLSEEAIMHLRRALYLNPVNREAREKLRDYYATMNYYQFFLDEIKELARIFPEGGFEDPLHIAVIKKRERLYFREGYADEPVTRDVPGILIMNLSANGELTAHPDLGEEIANYVTFALGQLGRQDAVRIKRRIEISKELRDGEGFTGDNLDKLAKMARKGDIKGLRYVVFGGYREGDGFISGNFRVMDFKTGVIIDEFALRESGKDNLSRLAMRAANRIYAAVPYEGRILKLNEESVVVNLGLFDGLKAGDYLTTFRYEPSANSDKINMKRKILFTVAEADTLVSSAKPQMLADLERVDVNDTIYPLKKRRAKMIK from the coding sequence ATGAACGTATATCGGACCCAACGCCGTCTCCTGACAGGCTTGCTCGCCTTCGCGCTCGTCCTCGGCATGGGCGCGCAATTCCAGGCCGCCGAGAAAAACGCCATCTACTACAACAAGGTCGCGAAGGAATTCCTGGACAAGGGGGACACCTACCGCGCGATCATTAACTACAAGAACGCGCTAAGGCAGAACGCGCGCTTCAAGGAGGCGCTCCTGGGGCTGGGGCAGGCCTACCTGCTCACGGAGGGCTATGAGGAGGCTCAAAAGCTCTTCACCGAGGTGCTGGCCCTGGACCGGGAAAACCAGGACGCGATGACGGGCATGGGGTTCTCCATGGTGCGCACGGGCAACTATACCGAAGCGCTCAAGTTTTTCGAAAAGGCCGTGGCGCTTGCCGAGGACAACCTGGAGGCCCAGTACGGCATTGCCTTCGTGTATTACCGCATGGACCGCCGCATCTGGGCGAAGCGCAAGCTCGAGGGAATACTCCGCGTGAATCCCTATCACATCCGCTCGCTTCTCCTTACGGCCGAAATCAAGACCGAGGACGGTCGCCTTTCCGAGGCCAAGAAACTGATCGACAAGGCCATCGACGCCGACAGGGACTCGCCTGAGGGGTATGCCGGAGCGGGGAGGATATACTTCAAATTTTATGCGAAGAACGGGGATGGTGATTACCTTGACGACGCTGTGGCCCAATTTGGCAAGGCGGTCGCGCGCGGTCCCGAACATCCGCAGGCGAACCGCTACCTGGGGCATATCTCGTACATGCGCGGCAAGTTCGACAAGGCGCAGCAGTATTACCAGAGGGTTCTCACGGCATGGCCCGAGAACGCGGCGATCCTGTATAACCTGGGTATTTCCTACGAAAAGGCGGGGGATAACGGAAACGCGCTTTCCTCATTTCTGAAGGCGCTGGAGCGCATGCCCTCCGACGACGCACTGCAGGCGAAGGTCGAGGATTTCCTGGTCATGGGCGCCTACAAGATCGGTAACCCGCAGCGGGTGGGCTTTTCGAACGAGCACGTGAAGCGCTCGCTGAAGAAGATGAGGGAAAACCTGAGCGAGGAGGCCATCATGCACCTCCGGCGCGCGCTCTACCTGAACCCCGTGAACCGCGAGGCGCGGGAGAAGCTGCGCGACTATTACGCGACCATGAATTACTACCAGTTTTTCCTGGACGAGATCAAAGAGCTGGCGCGGATATTCCCCGAGGGCGGATTTGAAGATCCCCTGCACATCGCCGTGATAAAGAAAAGGGAACGCCTTTATTTCAGGGAAGGCTACGCCGATGAGCCCGTGACGCGCGACGTGCCGGGGATACTGATCATGAACCTTTCGGCAAACGGGGAGCTTACGGCGCACCCCGACCTGGGCGAGGAGATCGCCAACTACGTCACGTTCGCGCTCGGGCAGTTGGGACGCCAGGACGCGGTGCGCATCAAGCGGCGGATCGAGATTTCGAAAGAGCTCAGGGACGGGGAGGGCTTTACCGGCGACAACCTCGACAAGCTCGCGAAGATGGCGAGGAAGGGCGACATCAAGGGGTTGCGCTACGTGGTGTTCGGCGGGTACCGGGAGGGCGACGGGTTCATCTCCGGGAATTTCCGCGTCATGGACTTCAAGACCGGCGTGATAATCGACGAGTTCGCGCTGCGCGAGAGCGGCAAGGACAACCTCTCCCGCCTGGCGATGCGCGCGGCGAACCGGATATACGCTGCCGTCCCCTACGAGGGGAGAATTCTCAAGCTTAACGAAGAGAGCGTGGTCGTCAACCTGGGGCTCTTCGACGGGCTCAAGGCGGGCGATTACCTTACGACATTTAGGTACGAGCCGTCGGCGAACTCGGACAAGATCAACATGAAGCGCAAGATCCTGTTCACGGTGGCGGAGGCCGATACGCTGGTCTCCTCCGCGAAGCCGCAGATGCTCGCCGACCTTGAGCGCGTGGACGTGAACGACACCATTTACCCGCTCAAGAAGCGCCGCGCGAAGATGATAAAATAG
- the mltG gene encoding endolytic transglycosylase MltG has protein sequence MRLRTSYAAIAGILFLLAGIFLYFNSPPALMQEETFYVKDGEPVSHVAERLFKLNLVTSERFFSLLAWIGARDGIRKGKYRIQAGSSAIEILSRFVRGDVVKHKVTFPEGFNMYMIAERLSKYEVVPAAEFLHYAADRAFLDSLRIGAPIAEGYLFPDTYIFAEESDVKDVIRAMSARFVSVMDGIELAPLKKLKLSLHELIVLASLVEKEARVPRERAHVAAVFHNRLRKGMKLDCDPTVRYAVKKFGSERITFADLAVNSPYNTYTVQGLPPTPICSPGRESILAALHPADNDFLFFVARNDGSHYFSKTLDEHNRAVDFYQKGIKNGFTDRQRLD, from the coding sequence ATGAGACTTCGCACATCATACGCCGCGATCGCGGGCATCCTGTTCCTCCTGGCGGGGATATTTCTCTATTTCAACTCCCCGCCCGCGCTCATGCAGGAAGAGACCTTCTACGTCAAGGACGGGGAGCCCGTGTCGCACGTCGCGGAAAGGCTTTTCAAGCTCAACCTCGTCACAAGCGAACGGTTCTTTTCCCTGCTCGCGTGGATCGGCGCCCGGGACGGGATACGCAAGGGCAAGTACCGCATCCAGGCGGGTTCCTCCGCGATCGAGATCCTTTCCAGGTTCGTGCGCGGCGATGTAGTAAAACACAAGGTCACCTTCCCCGAGGGCTTCAATATGTACATGATCGCCGAAAGGCTCTCGAAATACGAGGTCGTCCCCGCGGCGGAATTCCTCCATTATGCCGCGGACCGCGCGTTCCTGGACTCACTGCGGATAGGCGCCCCCATAGCCGAGGGCTACCTCTTCCCCGACACCTACATCTTCGCCGAAGAGTCGGACGTCAAGGATGTGATCCGCGCGATGAGCGCGCGGTTCGTCTCGGTCATGGACGGGATCGAGCTCGCGCCCTTGAAAAAACTCAAGCTCTCACTTCACGAGCTCATCGTGCTTGCCTCCCTGGTGGAGAAGGAGGCGCGGGTGCCGCGCGAGCGCGCGCACGTCGCGGCGGTGTTCCACAACAGGCTGCGCAAGGGTATGAAGCTCGACTGCGACCCCACCGTGCGCTACGCGGTGAAAAAGTTCGGGAGCGAGCGCATCACGTTCGCGGACCTGGCCGTGAACTCGCCCTACAATACCTACACGGTGCAGGGCCTTCCTCCCACGCCCATATGTTCGCCCGGGCGTGAATCCATACTCGCCGCACTCCACCCGGCCGACAACGACTTCCTCTTCTTCGTGGCGCGCAACGACGGCTCGCACTATTTCTCGAAGACGCTCGACGAGCATAACCGCGCTGTGGATTTCTACCAGAAGGGGATAAAGAACGGTTTCACCGACAGGCAGCGGCTTGACTGA
- the higA gene encoding addiction module antidote protein, HigA family, producing MMKRIPNIHPGEILQEDFLTPMGLTAYKLAKGTHIDQTRISEIINGRRSITADTALRLSKFFGNSPEFWINIQNHFDLEEKRREMASVLKKIKPISLKKKNA from the coding sequence ATAATGAAAAGGATTCCGAATATTCATCCGGGTGAAATTCTGCAGGAGGATTTTCTTACTCCCATGGGACTGACCGCATATAAACTAGCCAAGGGCACTCACATCGACCAGACGAGAATCAGTGAAATTATTAACGGAAGAAGGAGCATCACCGCGGATACGGCCCTCAGGCTGTCGAAATTTTTTGGAAATTCTCCGGAATTCTGGATAAATATCCAGAATCATTTCGACCTGGAAGAAAAGCGCCGGGAAATGGCGTCGGTGTTGAAAAAGATAAAACCCATATCCCTGAAAAAAAAGAATGCATAA
- a CDS encoding U32 family peptidase: protein MHNFPLLVSPAGNLEKLKAAVRYGAHEVYFGGEGFNLRSQAGNIGQAEMEEACSFAHAHGARTVFLLNSFLHESDIPAAREYLRAVAAFPFDALMVSDPGMLMLVRDEGVSAPIHLSTQMSTLNHLAIKFWTGLGVTRIVLAREVTLEEVKRIREHTDAELEMFVHGALCVSYSGRCLLSRYMTGRDANRGSCAHPCRWRYTLTEESRPGEEFEIVEHERGTEILSSKDLCLIETLPDYVRAGVSAFKIEGRMKSLYYAANVTRVYRHALDTIAAGGDYAARLPFWRRELDLVSHRPYTADLFNEFGKGGFDGVPYVNNAVFMAAWEGAGADTHTARMKAFNPVYAGDVLDAIYPVQDDRVHDGPLVVTEIHDGEKSVAMAEPAGVYRFSFNGPVREGCILRKRAAAYQGDSHAR, encoded by the coding sequence ATGCATAATTTTCCCCTTCTCGTCTCCCCGGCCGGAAACCTGGAAAAATTGAAAGCGGCCGTGCGCTACGGCGCGCACGAGGTGTACTTCGGGGGAGAGGGCTTCAACCTGCGAAGCCAGGCCGGGAATATCGGTCAGGCCGAAATGGAGGAGGCGTGCTCCTTCGCGCACGCGCACGGCGCGAGGACCGTGTTCCTCCTGAACTCCTTCCTGCATGAATCCGACATCCCCGCGGCCAGGGAGTACCTGCGCGCGGTCGCGGCATTTCCCTTCGACGCGCTCATGGTATCGGACCCGGGGATGCTCATGCTCGTGCGCGACGAAGGCGTATCAGCCCCCATCCATCTTTCGACGCAGATGTCCACACTGAACCACCTCGCAATCAAATTCTGGACCGGGCTCGGCGTCACGCGCATCGTGCTCGCGCGGGAGGTCACGCTCGAGGAGGTGAAGCGCATCCGCGAACACACGGACGCGGAGCTCGAAATGTTCGTGCACGGGGCGCTCTGCGTCTCCTACTCGGGGCGCTGCCTCCTGAGCCGCTACATGACGGGACGCGACGCCAACCGCGGAAGCTGCGCGCACCCCTGCCGCTGGCGCTACACCCTCACCGAGGAATCGCGCCCCGGCGAGGAATTCGAGATCGTCGAGCACGAACGCGGCACCGAGATCCTCTCCTCGAAGGACCTCTGCCTCATCGAAACCCTTCCCGACTACGTGCGCGCCGGCGTGAGCGCCTTCAAGATCGAGGGACGCATGAAATCGCTCTATTATGCGGCGAACGTGACGCGCGTCTACCGCCACGCGCTCGACACCATCGCCGCCGGGGGCGACTACGCAGCCCGCCTCCCCTTCTGGCGCCGGGAGCTCGACCTCGTGAGCCACCGCCCCTACACCGCCGACCTCTTTAACGAGTTCGGGAAAGGGGGCTTCGACGGGGTACCCTACGTGAACAATGCCGTCTTCATGGCGGCATGGGAGGGGGCGGGGGCCGATACGCACACGGCGCGAATGAAAGCCTTCAACCCGGTCTACGCCGGCGACGTACTCGACGCCATCTATCCCGTCCAGGACGACCGCGTCCATGACGGGCCCCTCGTCGTAACCGAAATCCATGACGGCGAAAAAAGTGTTGCCATGGCCGAACCGGCGGGGGTATATCGGTTTTCATTCAACGGGCCCGTGCGCGAGGGATGCATTCTCAGGAAGCGCGCGGCCGCATACCAGGGGGACTCACATGCTCGTTAA
- a CDS encoding histidine--tRNA ligase, which yields MTAKKVLPWPNRRGYIGFHSTGPCARDAFSGSARPHTRGTHMLVNPPGIEDIFPDRIDKWNFVTGTARAAFAAHNFREIVIPVLEYTDVFARGLGTDTDIVSKEMFTFEDRGGRSLTLRPEGTASVVRAYVSNGEYNRLSSAKFFYCGPMFRAERPQKGRLRQFNQFGAEFFGSSDPYYDFESIAMMDAITKGVGIADYTLLVNSIGCPDCRAGYIKELKSYYQGLSDKLCEDCVRRLQTNPLRLLDCKQEGCVALKADTPRITEFLDEGCRTHHAAVKEYLTQNSIAFKEDPLLVRGLDYYTRTTFEFTTTRLGGQNAFAAGGRYDNLVEQFGGKPTPAVGFAAGIERILLIIEDREVPASRLDAYIVHGGGASLVRAVNLASLLRAAGISCDLEPGQKGFKAQFKKADRERAAFALIIGDEEAASGTCMAKRMDTGAQEPVPLEKCVEFLRKALHL from the coding sequence ATGACGGCGAAAAAAGTGTTGCCATGGCCGAACCGGCGGGGGTATATCGGTTTTCATTCAACGGGCCCGTGCGCGAGGGATGCATTCTCAGGAAGCGCGCGGCCGCATACCAGGGGGACTCACATGCTCGTTAACCCTCCCGGGATAGAGGACATCTTTCCCGACCGCATCGACAAATGGAACTTCGTGACCGGAACCGCGCGGGCCGCCTTCGCCGCGCACAACTTCCGGGAAATCGTCATACCCGTGCTCGAATACACCGACGTCTTCGCCCGCGGCCTTGGCACCGACACCGACATCGTCTCGAAGGAAATGTTCACCTTCGAGGACCGCGGCGGCCGCAGCCTCACCCTGCGCCCCGAGGGCACCGCCTCGGTGGTGCGCGCCTATGTCTCCAACGGCGAGTACAACCGCCTTTCGAGCGCGAAATTCTTCTACTGCGGCCCCATGTTCCGCGCGGAGCGCCCCCAGAAGGGCAGGCTGCGCCAGTTCAACCAGTTCGGCGCCGAGTTCTTCGGCAGTTCCGACCCCTACTATGATTTCGAATCGATCGCGATGATGGACGCGATCACGAAAGGCGTGGGGATCGCCGATTATACCCTCCTGGTCAACTCGATCGGCTGCCCCGACTGCCGCGCCGGCTACATAAAGGAACTGAAGTCCTACTACCAGGGGCTTTCCGATAAGCTCTGCGAGGATTGCGTGCGCCGCCTCCAGACGAACCCGCTCCGTCTCCTGGACTGCAAACAAGAGGGATGCGTCGCCCTGAAGGCCGATACGCCCCGTATCACGGAATTCCTGGACGAGGGATGCAGGACGCACCACGCCGCGGTGAAAGAGTATCTGACCCAAAACTCCATCGCATTTAAGGAAGACCCCCTGCTGGTGCGGGGCCTGGACTACTACACCCGCACCACGTTCGAGTTCACGACCACGCGCCTGGGCGGACAGAACGCCTTCGCTGCCGGCGGGCGCTACGACAACCTCGTGGAGCAGTTCGGCGGCAAGCCCACCCCGGCGGTGGGATTCGCGGCCGGGATCGAGCGAATCCTGCTTATAATCGAAGACCGTGAGGTCCCGGCATCGCGCCTGGACGCGTATATCGTGCACGGTGGCGGCGCTTCTCTCGTTCGCGCGGTAAACCTGGCGTCGCTCCTGCGCGCCGCGGGCATATCGTGCGACCTGGAACCGGGCCAGAAGGGCTTCAAGGCGCAGTTCAAGAAGGCAGACAGGGAACGTGCGGCGTTCGCGCTCATCATAGGCGACGAGGAAGCGGCATCCGGCACCTGCATGGCGAAGCGCATGGATACGGGCGCCCAGGAACCTGTTCCGCTTGAAAAATGTGTTGAATTTTTACGGAAAGCGCTGCACCTTTAA
- a CDS encoding zinc ribbon domain-containing protein, producing MPTYDYECVKCAHKFEVFQSIKDEPIANCEKCGEKARRLISSGIGIIFKGSGFYVNDYKGKGKGKECPAAASTDSKSEPAASPACASCSGEPCGA from the coding sequence GTGCCCACCTATGATTACGAGTGCGTGAAATGCGCGCATAAATTCGAAGTTTTCCAGTCCATCAAGGACGAGCCCATAGCCAATTGCGAGAAATGCGGGGAGAAGGCCAGGAGGCTCATCAGCTCCGGGATTGGGATCATCTTCAAGGGTTCGGGGTTTTACGTGAACGATTACAAGGGGAAGGGCAAGGGCAAGGAATGCCCGGCAGCCGCGTCCACCGATTCAAAGTCAGAGCCGGCGGCTTCACCGGCGTGCGCGTCGTGTTCAGGGGAGCCCTGCGGGGCCTGA
- a CDS encoding PIN domain-containing protein translates to MIVIDTSVWIEFLRNNPLFFPEVRLLLENRQVIGLEWIFGELMQGARNTREGDVINSYWTNLPKVDTAGVWIEAGRLFSEGNLFSKGIGLINCAIVIAARRAGAKVWTLDKKLNTFLGKKERYGLD, encoded by the coding sequence ATGATCGTCATCGATACCTCGGTCTGGATCGAGTTTCTGCGGAACAATCCCCTCTTCTTTCCGGAAGTTAGGCTCCTTCTGGAAAACCGTCAAGTTATCGGGCTTGAGTGGATTTTTGGTGAATTGATGCAGGGGGCGAGGAATACCAGGGAGGGGGACGTTATCAATTCATATTGGACCAACCTTCCCAAAGTCGATACGGCCGGTGTTTGGATCGAGGCCGGAAGGCTGTTTTCGGAGGGCAATTTATTCTCGAAAGGGATAGGCTTGATCAATTGCGCGATCGTCATCGCGGCCCGACGCGCGGGGGCGAAAGTCTGGACTCTTGATAAAAAACTGAACACGTTTTTGGGGAAAAAGGAGCGTTACGGGTTGGATTGA
- a CDS encoding DUF2191 domain-containing protein, with translation MKVTAILPDEIVSDVKKLAHGKNITDSLLIALEEWIAIKRIIALNNEISESPLRFRDGFSARDVRTANRSR, from the coding sequence ATGAAAGTAACGGCAATCTTACCCGATGAAATCGTGAGCGATGTAAAGAAGCTCGCTCACGGTAAGAATATTACCGATAGCCTTCTGATCGCCCTGGAAGAATGGATCGCCATCAAGAGAATTATCGCGCTCAATAACGAAATATCCGAATCCCCCCTGCGTTTCCGGGACGGTTTTTCCGCCCGTGACGTCCGAACCGCCAATCGAAGCCGATGA
- a CDS encoding AbrB/MazE/SpoVT family DNA-binding domain-containing protein, whose amino-acid sequence MVTKIHKWGNSLGIRIPGVMARELNLSDGVSIEIIQNGDTIVITQRHDNGKLSNKLRKIRSSNLHEEIATGDRSGNEAW is encoded by the coding sequence ATGGTCACCAAAATCCATAAATGGGGAAACAGCCTGGGTATTCGGATTCCCGGCGTGATGGCGCGCGAGCTGAATTTAAGCGACGGCGTATCTATTGAAATCATTCAGAATGGCGACACAATCGTCATCACACAGAGGCACGATAACGGGAAGCTCAGTAACAAGCTGCGTAAAATCCGAAGCTCAAACCTTCATGAAGAAATCGCGACAGGCGATCGGTCCGGGAACGAAGCATGGTAA
- the mazF gene encoding endoribonuclease MazF: protein MVKDKKYFPERSDVVWLDFSPQTGHEHSGRRPAVVLSPGEYNKKTGLAIFCPITSKKKGYPFEVGVTGIISGVILSDQVKSLDWRTRNAEFVMRLPEDILKELSDNLKLLIY, encoded by the coding sequence ATGGTAAAAGACAAAAAGTATTTTCCCGAAAGGAGCGACGTGGTATGGCTGGATTTCTCACCGCAAACAGGCCATGAGCACAGCGGCAGAAGGCCCGCGGTTGTGCTGTCTCCCGGAGAATATAACAAAAAGACCGGGCTGGCGATCTTTTGCCCCATAACCAGCAAGAAGAAGGGCTATCCATTCGAAGTCGGTGTGACGGGCATAATTTCGGGGGTGATACTCTCGGACCAGGTGAAAAGCCTGGACTGGAGAACCCGAAATGCGGAATTTGTCATGCGACTTCCGGAAGACATCCTGAAGGAACTATCCGATAATCTGAAATTGTTGATTTATTGA